ATACAATCGGATATGCATTCATTTCTTCCTCTCTTTCTACAGCAGTTGCCGTTTCGATTGGCCGCCCGTTACGGCAGGCCGATATATTGCCTCCGCTTTGCCGAAGACGGGATGCGCAGCTGCTCGCGGTATTTGGCGACTGTGCGGCGCGAAATGGCGATGCCGTGCCGATCGCGAAGCAAATCAGCAAGCTGTTGGTCAGACAGCGGCGCCCGCCGATCTTCCTCGGAAATAAGGGCCTCAATGATCGCTTTCACGCGGGCGGACGATGCCGCTTCATCCCCTGCGGCCGTCGCGGCGTTTGAAAAGAAACGGCGCAACTCCACGGTGCCAAACGGCGTTTGCACATATTTATGCCGGACCGCGCGGCTCACCGTCGATTCATGAACGCCGAGCTCCTCGGCCACCTCGCGCATCGTCATCGGCTTGAGCGCCGAAATCCCAAACTCCAAACACGAGCGCTGGCGGTCGATGATGACGGCCGTCAAATGGAGAAGCGTCTGTTTCCGTTGCTCCAAACTTTTCGCGAGCCATGTAAACTGCCGATATTTTTCTTTGATAAACTGTTCGGCATGCCGGTCGCCGGATGCAGCGATGCGCCGCTCGTAATCCCGATTCCATCCGAGCTCCGGATGGATGTCATCATTATAGGCGGCCATCCAGTCCCCTTCCGCCCCGCGGACGACGATGACATCCGGCACGACCAAAGGCGGTGTTTCGCTCGAATAGTGAATGCCTGGCCGCGGCTCGAGTGTGCGAATGAGCTCGAAGACGCGTTGCAGTTCGCCAAGGCTGACGCCAAGCTGCTTGGCCAGCGTTTTCCACGACTTTTCCGCAAAGGGGACAAAATGGTAGCGGACGATCATCTCCGCCAGCTCGTCACGCTCAGGAAGACGTTCAAGTTGCAGCAAGAGGCATTCCGCCAAATCGCGGGCGCCGACTCCCGGCGGGTCGAGCGACTGCACAAGGCGCAGCCCCCGTTCCATCTCTTGTTCCGATGCGGAAAACCGCGCCGCCAGCTCGGCAAGCGGTACGCGCAAATAGCCATCCTCATCGAGCGAGGCAATGAGATAACGGACGATGCGCTCTTCCCGATCGGCCAGCTTCAACGCAGGCAGCTGAGAAAGCAAATGGCCAACAAGCGTCTCTGCGCGGGCGCCAATGTTCTCGAGCCATTGCTTTTGGTCTCTTTCTGTCCGGCTTGGCCGTTGCCGCACCCGGGTGCGGCGAATTTCCAAAAACGGGTTTTCCAGCGACTGTTCATATAAAAACGCTTCCAAATCCACTGCG
Above is a window of Geobacillus thermoleovorans DNA encoding:
- the rpoN gene encoding RNA polymerase factor sigma-54, with product MRAELWQEQRLQLSLTKELVQAIELLQYSAVDLEAFLYEQSLENPFLEIRRTRVRQRPSRTERDQKQWLENIGARAETLVGHLLSQLPALKLADREERIVRYLIASLDEDGYLRVPLAELAARFSASEQEMERGLRLVQSLDPPGVGARDLAECLLLQLERLPERDELAEMIVRYHFVPFAEKSWKTLAKQLGVSLGELQRVFELIRTLEPRPGIHYSSETPPLVVPDVIVVRGAEGDWMAAYNDDIHPELGWNRDYERRIAASGDRHAEQFIKEKYRQFTWLAKSLEQRKQTLLHLTAVIIDRQRSCLEFGISALKPMTMREVAEELGVHESTVSRAVRHKYVQTPFGTVELRRFFSNAATAAGDEAASSARVKAIIEALISEEDRRAPLSDQQLADLLRDRHGIAISRRTVAKYREQLRIPSSAKRRQYIGLP